In the Tenuifilum sp. 4138str genome, TTTAACAACCATCCAAACAACGGCAATTACGATAATGAGCCCTATAACCCACCACCAGCCCATTCCCATTCCCCATCCGTGACACCCAAATCCATCCATCATAACATTCTCCTTTCTTTTTATCGCTTGTTTTTTTAAAAACCGAACTGGTGTTTACCAACAATTGCTGCGACGTGACATCATCATCTGTTTACGAGAATTCATTCCCATATTACCTGCATGCCAGCAATTTTCCGACATATCCCACCAATTGTAATTGTTGTTGTTAAAGTAGGTAAGCTGCTTTTCAGTAAGAAGTTTTTTTACCTGAACTTTTGTCTCCAGGTTGATATCCTCAATTTTTTCTTCCTTGTCGCGGATAGTGCTTCTCAGTGATTTCACCTTTTTTACATCCAGCTCAGGATTTGAATTAGCAGCCCGGTATTCCATTCTCAAACTGCGAAGCTCATTTTCGATTGGAAGCTTTTTCTCGTAGCTGTTTTTACGTAGCTCATTGATTTCCGTAATTTGTTCGGCTGATAACGCATATTCTGCCGGGGTGTTGTAATTCCACCATTGGGCATCGGCGTTAGCCGACCAGTTTGAGTTACAGCAATGGTGCTGTGCCATTGCCTGCGATGCAGAAAAGACAATCAATCCTGCAAGTAAAAAAGCCATTTTAAATTTTCCAGTTTTCATAATTAATAATTTTTAATGTTAGACATTCTAATAATTTCAACATCAAAATTACCAATAAGTTAGTGCAACACTATTGCAAAGTTAATCGCAGCGCGGGCACACCCCGTTAATGATGAATTGCGCATTATCGTAGGTGTAGCCTTCAGGCAGTTTAATGTTGGGAATTGGAAGTTCTTTCATGCAACGTGTTCTGCCGCAACGGGTACAATAAAAATGAACGTGCAGGTCATGTATATTACATGTGCAATCGTCATCGCAAACGGCATACTTCACCGAGCCTGAACCATCATCAACAGGGTGGACAATGAAATTTTCCTCGAATGTTTTAAGCGCCCTGAAAATGGTTGAACGCTCCACTTTTTCAAATCGTTGCTCCAAATCCGCCAGGCTCAGCGCTTTCCCGGTTTCGGCAAGTGTTTTATAAACCAGGGTTCGCATGGCTGTTGGTTTGACGTTTTTCGATTCAAGTTTTTTGTTAATCTCGTCATTTGTCATTTTAAAAATATTCTGTATTAATTACTACATCCCAATAAAATTTAGTTCAATTATGGTTTAAATGCAAATTAAACAAAAAGCTGCGGCAACCAGAAAGCTGCCACAGTTTAATATTTGATTAATTCCCCTTTTTCAAACCATCTTTCACCCGGTAAATCTGGTTTACATTAGAAACATAAATCAACCCATCGCCGGGGTTTAATGTTTTGCCTTGTTCTGAAATAATGTGTACCACTTTGTCCACATCATTTTTATTGACCACAAGTTCCAGTTTGGCCACTTCGCTGTCGGTAATAGAAAATTTCTGGGACACAAAGGCATCCTCATCCTGTAATTTCCCGGTACCTTCCGCCGATGAAATGGTCATGTTCTCAAAACCTGCATCTTTTAAATGATGCACTATACCATCTACTTTATTGGGCCTTATAAATGCTTTTATTTCTTTCATATCTAATCTTTTTTAAAAGTTTATTAATCGTCATCACCTGCTTCGTCTTTTTTCAAATCAGACAAAAGGTAGTAAGCTGCGTTCATTACAATCTGTGTATCATCGGGCAGGGGATTGAGCAATTTTACCTCTGTATAACCTTCATCCTGCAAGCCTGCAACTACTTCTACCATGCGGAAAGCCATCACTTCATCGCCCTCACCTTCATGTGTGCCTTCTTCATGTCGGGCATGCTCCTCATCGCTTTCTTCTGCGTGTGTTTCATCATGCGCGTGTTCGTCTTCGTCAGCATGGTTAACCTCATGCCCGTGTTCCGCTTCGGTGGCTTGTTCATCCAGCACGAAAATATAAGATTTTGTGCCTTCGGAAACAATGGCATCGTTGGGCAAGGTGCGGGTATAATTTTCATCGGTATGGATGTGTCCTGAAATGTACATGCCCGGAATAAGGCCCGGTACGGTTTCATCCAGGCTGGCATGTACATGCACGGCCCTGGCGTTGGCTTCAAATTCCTGACCGATGGCAAAAATCGTTGCCGTGAGCTCCTTATCGGGAATATTGGCTGCGGTAAAATGTACCTTTTGTCCTTTTTCCAGTAAATGCACATCATTTTCATACACCATAAAATCAGCATGGATTTCGCTGTTGTCGGTAATTTCAAATAGCATGTCCTGTGCCCCGGCATACGTGCCCACTTTCACGTCTATTTCATTCACGTACCCATTGATGGGCGAAACAATGGGAACGCTGTTGGAAATCGTTCCCTCTTTAACTTTTTCGGGCGAGAGGTGCAGGAGTTGCAAGCGGGCTTTTAATCCCTGGTGTTTTGCTTTGGCCGAATTATATTCCGACTTTACCTGTTGGAACTCCCTGCCTGCGCCTACGTTGTTCTCGAAGAGCTCTTTCTGGCGTTCATACTCCATTTCCAGGTATTCGAGCCGGCTGGCTAATTCGGCAAAATCTTCCTGTAGTTTGATATAATCAGGGTGTTCGAGAATGGCGAGGGTTTGTCCCCTACGCACCTTGTCGCCATGGAAAACTCTGATATCCCGCACATTTCCCCCGATTACTGCCGTAACTTCTGCCGAGCTTGCGGGCGGCACCTGCATCTCACCGTTTGTTTTTACCATGGTGGTGAGGTTTCGCATTTGGAAAGTCCCCAGTTCTAAATCCAGGGCTTCGCGTTGCTGTGGATTAAGCAATACCACGCCTTCGGGGCCCTCTTTTTCCGTGTGTTCCCCGGGTTCACTGTTTTTGCTTTTGTTGTTGTTGCACGACATGAGTGTAACTACTGCAAGAAGCGCTATAATTATTTTTGATTTCATTGTTATCTGTTTTTAAAATTATTGACCTGTAATGAATTCCAATTGTTCTTTAATTTCGAAATATTCCGCCAGCCGGGACAAATATTCCTGCCTTGTTTTAATGGCTGATTCGGTATTCTGGATAAACTCGATATAACCGAGACTGCCCAAACGGTAACCCAGGTTGGCGGCTTCAATTTGTTCATCGGCAAGTGGCAGCGCTTCGTTTTTATAATATTCCAATACCTCGCCCATCACCCTGTACCGGCTTAAAAGTTCTTTGTAGGAAGCGTTCAGTTCGAGCGCCCGCTGCTTGAATTGCTGCCCGGTCATTTCGTAATTGATACGGGCGGCTTTTGTTTTGCCCGACTGGGAAAAGAACAGCAGAGGAATGGAGATACCGGCCTCCCATCCATAATAACCGGATGTTCCATCGACAGATTGCCGGGAATACCCCAAATCGAGCTTAGGCAAAAAATTTGCTTTTTCGGCTTTCCACTCTGCTTCGGAAACATCCAACTGTTGCTTGTAAAGATTAAGCAAAGGGACGGCGTTTAACGAATCAAGCGGGTAGGAAGTTTGAATGGTTTCATCCCATTCCTGCCCGGCATCGGCAATTTCAACACCATCGGGGTACATCAGGTACTGGTTCAGCAGTTGCAAAGAAGCCATGTATTCGCTCTCTGCCTGTTTCATGTTAACCATTAATTCCTGGTATTTGGCAGAAGCTGCCAGATAAGCTACTTTGGATGTTTGCTGGGTTTCGAAACGCAACCCGGCAGCCCTGAGGAAATCGGCATAAACACTGTCGAGCCGGTTGTACAATTGGGTTTGCTTTTTGGCTACCAATGCCCGGTACCATGCAAGGCTCACGTTTCTGACCAACTCATCTTCGGTCAGTTCAAGTCTTGATTCGGCCAGGTTGATGCGCGATTCATTCAGCTTGTTTTTAGCAGGTATGCCAAACAGGTCAATTTCCGATTGCGCCAATCCAATTTGGGTTTGAATACCCACCTCACCATTGCCGGTCTCCTCCTTTCCGGTGTATATAGAGGTGCTGCCCAAATCATAAGCTGTGGCTTTCAGGGCCTTTTGTTTTTCAACATTGAGCGAAGCGGCTTTTAGCGAAGGATAGTTTTCCTTAGCCCGTTCAATAGCCTGCTCAAGGGTAACGTTGTTTTCCTGTGCTTTCAGGCTGCCCGAAATTCCAAGCCCGCCGAAAATAAACAACAGAGTTATTACCGTGGTATTGAGTTTGGGCGCTTTCAGTTTTGTTTTGCCCGACTCTACCATTTTATATAAAACAGGCAACACGACCAGTGTTAGAAGCGTGGACGTTAACATTCCGCCAATGACCACCGTTGCAAGCGGACGTTGCACTTCCGCCCCTGCTGATGTGGAAATGGCCATAGGCAGGAAACCGAGTATATCAGTTGAAGCGGTGAGGAAAATAGGGCGTACCCGGCGAATGGAACCTTTTTTGATAATATCACCCAGGCTAAGTTTTCCC is a window encoding:
- a CDS encoding periplasmic heavy metal sensor, coding for MKTGKFKMAFLLAGLIVFSASQAMAQHHCCNSNWSANADAQWWNYNTPAEYALSAEQITEINELRKNSYEKKLPIENELRSLRMEYRAANSNPELDVKKVKSLRSTIRDKEEKIEDINLETKVQVKKLLTEKQLTYFNNNNYNWWDMSENCWHAGNMGMNSRKQMMMSRRSNCW
- a CDS encoding Fur family transcriptional regulator codes for the protein MTNDEINKKLESKNVKPTAMRTLVYKTLAETGKALSLADLEQRFEKVERSTIFRALKTFEENFIVHPVDDGSGSVKYAVCDDDCTCNIHDLHVHFYCTRCGRTRCMKELPIPNIKLPEGYTYDNAQFIINGVCPRCD
- a CDS encoding P-II family nitrogen regulator; the protein is MKEIKAFIRPNKVDGIVHHLKDAGFENMTISSAEGTGKLQDEDAFVSQKFSITDSEVAKLELVVNKNDVDKVVHIISEQGKTLNPGDGLIYVSNVNQIYRVKDGLKKGN
- a CDS encoding efflux RND transporter periplasmic adaptor subunit, which produces MKSKIIIALLAVVTLMSCNNNKSKNSEPGEHTEKEGPEGVVLLNPQQREALDLELGTFQMRNLTTMVKTNGEMQVPPASSAEVTAVIGGNVRDIRVFHGDKVRRGQTLAILEHPDYIKLQEDFAELASRLEYLEMEYERQKELFENNVGAGREFQQVKSEYNSAKAKHQGLKARLQLLHLSPEKVKEGTISNSVPIVSPINGYVNEIDVKVGTYAGAQDMLFEITDNSEIHADFMVYENDVHLLEKGQKVHFTAANIPDKELTATIFAIGQEFEANARAVHVHASLDETVPGLIPGMYISGHIHTDENYTRTLPNDAIVSEGTKSYIFVLDEQATEAEHGHEVNHADEDEHAHDETHAEESDEEHARHEEGTHEGEGDEVMAFRMVEVVAGLQDEGYTEVKLLNPLPDDTQIVMNAAYYLLSDLKKDEAGDDD